From a region of the Zingiber officinale cultivar Zhangliang chromosome 4B, Zo_v1.1, whole genome shotgun sequence genome:
- the LOC121978471 gene encoding caffeoylshikimate esterase-like, with the protein MRWEGVDDELARMVSEAKPNDARDRRRIREAFKGVQLGIDHCLLKAQYDGLKTEELYEVNSRGVEIFSKSWLPENSSIKALVCFCHGYGDTCTFFLEGVARKLASCGFGVFAMDYPGFGLSEGLHGYIPSFDSLVNDVVEHFSKIKEKPEYHGLPSFLFGESMGGAVVLKVHFKQPDSWNGAILVAPMCKIADNVIPPWPVKQFLIGIAKLLPEKKLVPQKDLGEMAFRDPKKLQQTKYNAIAYKGNPRLRTAVEMLRTTQEIEQRLHEVSLPLLILHGEADIVTDPSVSKALYEQARSTDKKLHLYKDSYHALLEGEPDEIIYQVLGDIISWLNNHVEKI; encoded by the exons aTGAGGTGGGAAGGCGTGGACGATGAGCTCGCGAGGATGGTGTCGGAGGCGAAGCCGAACGACGCGCGCGACCGCCGGAGGATCCGAGAAGCCTTCAAGGGCGTCCAGCTCGGGATCGACCATTGCCTCCTCAAG GCACAGTATGATGGATTAAAGACAGAAGAG TTATATGAGGTGAACTCTAGAGGAGTAGAAATTTTCTCCAAAAGCTGGCTTCCTGAAAATTCTTCTATCAAGGCTCTTGTTTGTTTCTGTCACGGCTATGGAGACACCTGTACCTTTTTCTTAGAAG GTGTTGCCAGGAAGCTAGCATCATGTGGCTTTGGAGTTTTTGCTATGGACTACCCTGGATTTGGTCTTTCAGAAGGACTTCATGGCTATATACCAAGCTTCGATAGTCTTGTAAATGATGTCGTGGAGCATTTTTCGAAAATCAAAG AGAAGCCTGAGTACCATGGCCTTCCGAGCTTTCTGTTTGGTGAATCAATGGGCGGAGCTGTGGTTCTTAAGGTGCATTTCAAACAACCAGATTCTTGGAATGGTGCAATTTTAGTAGCACCAATGTGCAAG ATAGCAGATAATGTTATTCCTCCATGGCCTGTGAAGCAATTCCTCATCGGTATAGCTAAACTTTTACCAGAAAAGAAATTAGTTCCTCAAAAGGATTTAGGAGAAATGGCTTTTAGAGATCCAAAGAAATTACAGCAG ACCAAATATAATGCCATTGCTTATAAGGGAAATCCACGCCTGAGAACAGCAGTGGAAATGCTGAGAACAACCCAGGAGATAGAGCAGCGATTGCATGAG GTATCTCTACCATTACTAATCCTTCACGGCGAGGCTGACATCGTGACCGATCCTTCAGTTAGCAAGGCTCTGTATGAGCAAGCTCGCAGCACTGACAAGAAACTGCATCTTTACAAGGATTCATATCATGCGCTTCTAGAGGGCGAGCCTGACGAGATTATTTATCAGGTTCTTGGCGATATCATCTCTTGGCTGAACAATCACGTTGAAAAAATTTAA